The genome window AATAATGAGTTATGGCTCATTAAAGCTCCTGCCAGCTTTAACCCAGAATGGTGGGTACAGTCTTTCCCCTTTCGTCTGTTTCCTTGTCTGTGTCTCTCAGGCACAGCCAAACTTACAAGAAGGCATTTAGAATCCTTAGTATCCTAAACTTTGCATACATTTTGATCTACTAAACACTTCTGAAAAATATCTAAAGCTGAAAAATAAACCTGTTTTTGGTGTCATAACAAAGAttcacaatacaaaaaaaatcacactttagCTACAGTGGAACACTGCTTTTGTTCTCCCACTTTTGAGGCTCCATATATGGTGCCAATAAATTAAATGTGAGCCTATGCAGTATTTAGTGAACAGCGATAACTATGGCCGCTAGTTACAATGACAGAATAACAAATCCTAATAGTAGTACAAGTAGATAACAGTCATGAATTCAGTGAAATTAATTACCGTAGAGTTTGACAACGttgatttttgaaaaaaaaaacagtgttacaTCTACGacaataagttaaaaaaaaaagacatgcaaAGGAAACCCAGAAAACCCCGAAAACCCTCAAGGGGCTTGACGTGTTGGGTTCCCTAAAATAATTCAACGAAAGGTAGCATATAGAAAATAATTAAGAAAACAtactctataaaaaataaaggtacagaagaaaagaacaattaaatgaggagagaaaataaagaatgaagaaaaagaaaagtaatcGTGCATTGctactagagctgggcaatatatcgatattatatcaatatcatgatatgagactagatatcgtcttagattttggatatcgtgatatgacataagtgttgtcttttccttgtattaaaggctgcattacagtaaagtgatgtcattttctgaacttaccagactgttataactgttctattatttacacttagtcattatatccacattactgatgattatttatcagaaatctcattgtgtaaatattttgtgaaagcaccaatagtcaacactacagtaTCATCGcagtatcgatattgaggtatttggtcaaaaatatcgtgatatttgattttctccatatagCCCAGCCCTAATTGCTACCGTTAGCTATTATAAGATACTGGTCATGCCAGACCAAGTGGCTGCATCAGCCAAATTCCTGAGTGTTTTAAGTGAGCGTTGGTGCATTTTATTGCTTATGAATTCAACAAGTGTAAAGTGACATAGTCTCACTTTAAACATTCTCTGCTGCAATTTATGTGGCAGCATAAGCTTCGGTTAGTCAGGTTAACATGTAGTAACAGTGGGGCAGTTGGTTTCTTTCGGGGCCAGCAGGTGGAGCTGGAGAGAAGCTCCACGCTGAAGCTTCAGAGTTTCCCCCCAACTTCAATAGCCGtcttggttagggttaggtaccgtttggatttttacgattccgatgccgaaccggtacttttaaaacgattccgattcctaaaccgattcttgaaaaactgaaaaatgacatcaaagatgtaatgtgtttactagcgatcacgtgcagtgaatagttaatatgcttttacgtccattttggtgagcccagagggaaaatatggcattttaaaagtagcctacatttacgatagctagctaacagtagactacagagaaagtgtgatatttttacgtctgtTTTCGGAGTggcagagggaaaatatttcagtcgacacattaagtggaaccgaaatgaagaaccgaaatttgcgttctaatctggtccgattcctaccggttgcgtaggaaccggttccatagtggaaccgggttttgGTACCAAACCCTAGTCTTGGTAAATTATGTAGTTTGGTGTAAACTTGTTAAGTTGATGAACTTTTTCCGGCATGCTTTGTGTTTATGATGCCTAACCtcgcctctcctccctccatccagtTTCAGTGGCATTAAGTTGCCCCTCTCAGGTCTCCAGACCGTGAAGGTTCCTACCGCTGCTGGCGGAGCCAATTCTGGGGGTGGCCAGCAGATCTACAGCATCCTGGCGTCCACCCACGGTACCTCAGACCTCCGCCTGCTCACCGGCGACAAGCAGTCGTCAGATGCCGTGGTTTTTGGCCCCGCGTTTTCAGGCCTGCtaaatgtgtgtgagagctaTGGAGACCGCAGAGCAAACCGGGCCCCTCAGGTCATCCCCGCCGCTCCAGCACCCTCCATACCCCCTGGGCTGAAACAGCGGTTCCATCCGTTCGGCAGTAAGACCCCCACGCTGACCTGCATGGCAGAGAGTGAGGCGGATGGAGCCGCCTTTGGGCCCTCGTCTGCAACTCTCCGCCCCCTGGTAGTCAAACGATTCATAGAAGAAAcgtggcaggaggatgaggaggaggaggaagggaggaaaaagaagaagaagaaaaagaaagaaaagcgaATAAAGGCGGAGCGCGGAGAGGAAGCGGAGGCGGAGGGGGTGGAGAGAGTGAAAGAGGAACCTGTAGCTGAACCTGAAGTTCAGGACGAAGTAATGATGGAGCTTCCCTTCCAGGAGGGCGACGTTTTggaagagaagaggaaaaagaagaagaaaaagaaggacAAGGACCGAGAGGACAGGGAGcgagaggaggtggaggagggctTGGAGCCCAGTGTGAGGGTGAAGGAggaaaatgtaacagtgaaatGTGAACCAATAGACACTTTGTATGGTGATGTTGTGGAGGGCTcgggaaagaagaagaaaaagaagaagaaaagcaaaACTGATGACGACTAGTCTGTCGTCACTTTGTTggagggatgcaccgaatccagagtTTTGGGGTCCGGCCGAATACCGactccactggttaagattctgccgaatccaaaaccgaataccgaatcctgctcccatcctcagtccattaacacaattaatgaagtaaacagtgactgtccttcctttgccgtatctgaagttgctgcattttggctgctgtctgtagattccttcatgcacaactcgtgttctttcggatgtttcatacgcaaatgttttaacagtggcaatgttgtgtattgtttagggtccttgccaccacgagacaaatcggcgttgcaaattgaacatgtagctggacttgaatggccttcttttgattGAAAGTACTGCCAAGCAACAcgttttctgctcacgagttccattttcactttctcacagcctactgcattgaacggttcACCTATGTAAACACCTTCTTGTAATCAACAGCGGTGTCATTacatcgaccagcgtagcgcgcgtagtgcaagcgtagggttcggtgggaaaaaattctaaggttcggcagaaaccgaaccccgtcaaaaagcccaatatttggccgaatccgaatcctggattcggtgcatccctgctttgttgtttgatttttttgtttatttttgaccTCATGAACTTATCTGGGAGCCATTTTACTACTAATTTACTCCGTCATATTGATAGATTGCCTAATGCAAGGCTTGCCTTGGCAGGATATTGCATTCCGAAAAAAAGAGCACATCCTGAATCAATTGAACAGTGACTCGAATTATAAAATGGATTAATCCCAGCGTCTTTAAGGTCAATGCTCCTCTCATTTTAAACTCAGAAAGTGGCAGTTTTACACACAAAGAATGTGTGCAGCTGCATCCATGAGTAATAAGAGTGTACATAAGGGGAACTTCTGTGTTTTCTGCCAGTGTCCGTCAAGTTGTGTTAGATTTTATGGGATTATGCTCAcgttgtgttgctgctgttgtgtaCATGTTTACACACACAGGCTGGTAACGTCACTGGTTTGGCATCAGGATCAGAAAACCAGAGGTGATATAAAAATAGAATGATGGTTCATTGTCTGTCACTTCAtatgattagttttttttttttttttttcttttttataaaaaaggaTCTCAGTCACATGTATTGGAGAACACATGTTCCAAAATATACTCCTAAAGTGATTAaaggaaatgtaaaaaataaacaaacgggtttgtgtgtttgtcctcCAGTCAGGCCCGTGCAAGTCGTGCAACATTTTTCTCTCATGACTTGACAGAGCAGTGATTTATATCCAGAAGGAATGGAACTTGAACTTGTATTGTAACTCAGACTGCAGCTTTTAAATTGTGCAACAATAGGAAAGTGCCCAATTAGCAGATCTGTGGTTTTTCTATTGATCGAAAGTTTTTGGTGGATGTCATGTCATTGGGGAAGGCAAATGTTTGCATTAAAGaaacacgctgacttattgtgactttagcttattcaccgtatccccccgAGTTAGATCCCATATTAGAAGTCCAGTCCAGTTagaagtccatacatacccttctcatctccatgcgtgtcgtaactctgtctgacgcccccagcgctagcctcgcttagcacagatcctggaggtaaccggctccaactagcctactgctcccaataagtgacaaaataacgccaacattttcctatttacatgtgatttgtatagtgTAGTGAAAGTATTTGGATGCAGCAGGTGTACATGTTTTAAAATAGGaaggtgaaacaaaataagacagtcgaagactaaaccaagttaggtttttgtattttattataaatatatttgcaaatataggagtAACACGATTTCACAAAAGGCACAGCAGCCCCGTGTGGAAAAGTGTCTTcaatgagtgaacagaaacactgagcttaaatacatcttcagagtgacagcacacaCGCACTTGGCTTAACATGACTCTGCATTTCTCACAGGCAATCTGATACACAGAGAAACAATCTCAAACACAGGAGACATCTTGGAGCCATTTCGCCTCTCCCCCCCCCTGTAGAACTTTCACCCCCTGGTTACATCTCCACTGGCATGGGAGAACTGAATCTGCACATAGAGATAGTGTACTGTGACCCTTTATCGGTCTAAACAAAGGCTCTACGCATTCGTCTCCAGACTGCATGTACGCAATCTACATGTGGGAATGAGATAAACTCCCTTCCAGCActgggagaaacagagaaagaaataaaacaagaatattaagaatcatgcttaaaagtaatttttgccattacaatagtcacagcgtgtacaaagcAGTGGGTGCCTCTGACtctgacagagttacaacacgcacggagatgagaagggtatgtatggactcctctaactctgggggatacggtgaataagctaaagtcccaataagtcggcgtgttcctttaaggtttACAAACGTAGCTTCTGAATGAACAGCGAGGACTAGTCTATTTGGCCATACACTATGTTGTGAAATAAAGTTGCTGATAGGTTCAGATTATTGTATCCGAACCATTGATTGGAACAAAATTGTCCGTCACCACTTGAAAgaattttgtgttttggcctcccaTTAAATAGGTCCAGCGCAGAGCATCATGATGATCTTTATGATCTTTTCAGTGGCTTTTCAACTCTGCCAATGACTATGCTATAATAACTATGCAGGGAACTTAATGACTACGATCTGTTGGCATGCTAAAAGTCATATTTAAATAATACTGCATGTCTGCACAAAATATTGGCATCAAAAACCTATACTGGTTGATCCCAAGTCTATAAATCTCTGCATGTCCATCGCCAGCAGAAATTCCCTTCAGCTAATTGCAACAGAGAAATAATCCGTGCTGACAGGGAGATGGCGCCACACTCCAGCCTGTTTCCTGTGTGGAGCAGCCTGCAGCCTCAGACCAACCTCTGAGCTTATTATTTACATGCTACATACTATTTATTTTCACTAATTTAACACAGATCTTCTGTTGCTGTCCAGGCACACACAAAGAAAGGATTTataatttttgtattttttttttcctccattttccaaCAGAAGCAAATCATCAGATCTCAGTGACATTCAGGCTCTGcatcctcccctcccctcccctcctctcctccctcccttcacTGCTCCCCTCTCCGTGCTCTGCACCGGAGTATGGTCCTGTTTCTTAATGAGCTCGGGCACCTCTGGTGCTATTACACTCTCACCATCTGTAGTAACCCTCTGCACATGCTGCAAGGATTTATTGATCCAACCCCATGTGTGcattcacatttttcacaagcTTTATTCTTTCTAGAGGTCAACCGGACCCAAAATTAACAAAACCATgttagagtttaaaaaaaagagtaacCTTAACATaacagaacacaacaggattTTGTAATAGTTTTCTGCTCACTGAATTGGACTTATCTTACCATCATGATGTCTACGTTTTCGGTTTAGCAGGCAGCCATTAAAGCAGAGAGCCACAGATGCTGGATCAAGCGTTTCCCAGTGAGTCACATCTAATGCCAGATTTCTGTGTATCCTCACAGGTATGTTGAATGTGATTGTGACCGTCTGTGCTTCGGAGCCAGAGTCTGCAGGCCTGAGTCCATatgcctgtgtgagtgtgtgtgtgtgtgtgtgtgtgtgtgtctgtctgtggctgtgtgtagctgtgctTGATGTTAAGTGTTTAAGTCAGTGAAATGAAGAATATTTTTTACTCTGTTGGCTGACTCTCCTGAACCTCAACGTGATATTTCTGCTGTTTTTTGAAAACGGTATCTGTGCCAGTCACTTCATGTTAAACCAGtaagaacaaacaaaacaagtgtCACATTTTTGAACTACTAAATACAATTCCTCTCTCCTCGTGATTTCCCATTGGTTTACACGTTTTGAATGATCCAATTCTGTGTTAtgtcaaaatgttaaaatgttaaaagcaCCACTTGCATCCAAAAAATCCTAGGCAAAAGGGTGGAGCCGGGATGCAATGATTAAGTCACCCGTGTGATACCTGTCAAGCTAATACTACCCGAAATATGTCTCACATAGTACCTTCCTAATGGGACATTAATTCTCAAAATTGCCAGCAGGAGTTTTGAAATTCTACATGGTTCTGTTTTGCAAACCTGTACCAAACTTTGACCCCGCAAAGATCTGTAGGTCACTCACATTTAGAGTTCACTATCAGACTAATTTAATCTGAAATACACAGGAGGATGGAGTCATAGAATTGTAACTCCCTAAATATATCTGCTCTCACAGCCATTACTGCCCTTCTTCTTCTTGGTGTCTCTCCGTGCTGTGCACAGAAGCTCTGACTGGGCCTTCATTTACATTTCCTTCACTACATTTGCTTCCAAGGAATGGAAAAAATAAGGTTCTTTTTTAGAGAAGCAGGTTGGTGACAAGCAATTTCAAATGCACACACCTGCTGGGAATATGATGATGGGGAGAGTAGGAGGGGTGATTAATGCTGCGTTCTTATGACCTCGGAAGTCAGAGCTCAGAACTGGGAATagcgtcacacccgagttgaccGTGTTCCAGACACATGTTGAAAAACCATTATATTTAACGGGTTGGGGGaactctagccaggttagccatcaGCAATATCACTTGATAACAAGGCATTATGTGGTATTTTGCGTAGCAACTGTATTGTCCGTGGATgatttaatgagacacaaatTAAACAGAAGTGCAGAAGAATAAACGGCATATTTTTACAGCTTTCGCTACTGTTGATGctcggagcagccatgttggatcgTGCGGTTGGGGTTGGAGAGCTTCCACTGGCTTTCCAATTTGGAAATCCGACTCCAGGTGGCGTTCCAGTTGACATTTCCGACTGGGAACTCGGAAATTCCGACTTCCCAGTCCAACTGGAACGCAGCATGGTACCTGCTTCTTTAAATGTCTGCCGAAGTGCCCTTGAGCAGGGCATAATCACCTGTTTGTATGAAATCTAAAATGGAGAACATAAGTCTGCTCACTCCAATTTCCTCACATAAATTTAAAGGGTGATCGTGACCGTAGTTTTAGCCCCTCTGTGCCTGCCTCGCCAGTCTGAAAAATGCAATGAGTGTAAACCCTGAATCTAATCACATCAACCTGATTATGTAAGGTGAATCACCATGGTCCCTCCCTTCCAGCACTTTCACGCTGTGACACTTCACCTGGACTCACACTGCAGCTGGAGGATCATGTTCTGTCCTTCAGTGAAGCGTGTTAACAAACAGGCCAACTTTCCACCGTAGAGAGGAAGCAGACATCACCGTGGATTCCAACCGACacttttctcacctagctgtgtCATATTATGAGTTGCTTCCTTGCGAATGTGTAACATCCTCAAAGTAACATGTACATGCATTAAATAAGTATGCATATATAGGATGAAATGTTAATTAGGAGACAAAGTGATATTTTCCCTTTTTGACCTGGCCTTATTTGCCTCGCCCAGAGTTCAATCAGACTGTCCTCTGAAATGTGATGCATGCCAAGGTTCAGCCAATGAGGAGGAGTTAACCTCCAGTTGGAGTTATTGATTTTTGCCTTTTCTTGGTATACCTGCATAGAAAACAAGCAGCAGAATTGCAGGCAATATAGCAATAAAGGgaaatgctaatgttagcacgTTGGCTAAGCTAGTTCAACAGCTTGTATTTGCAACCACCCCTgcattaaaggtgccctgccacacgtatttcattactttgtggtaatgtttgaagttctaccatggactctgtaacatgttttgtggaaaaaatgccttggttaccttgtttcaagccattctagcgtggtatagaaagcctgcaggaagctcgatttgtgccagttgtcattaatattcaacgagctaagctgcttgactctcattggctaacagctagccaatgagagcctggctatcagcatcctttaactgggcgagctcatgaatagtaatgagctcaggcaacaccacgtcagactgaccagcttttgtagttggcctgatttctccgcttatttcttttcagtggctagagctgacagaggaggtagcagttcattttcacattcacaacataacacaaacacatatggacctaacgtattttaaaaaatgcaaggGCACCTTTAATCACTGTCCCGTCTGTTTTTccactatagtatagtatagcatAAGTACATTTGACCTATTTTGGTGTGACTGCAGCATAAATGCAAGAGGATGGAAGAGcttgtttaaaaatacaatgcTTAATGAGGACTAGGACAGCTGACACCTCAAATAAACATCTGTAAGTAGCGCCGAGGCTGACATTTACAACATGTAGTTTAATTAAAATGGAGTCTTTCTTCACTCTATATTTATAAGTGAAATAATGGTATTGGATCAATTCCAATGAAAACGTGGGATATCCTTCAATATGGCACAACGTACATGCAAACATAAAGTGACAGTGGAGGCAGAGTGATAAAAGGATGGAATAAGTCAGAACCTACCAAACATCCGATGTTGTtgatctgattttttttaacagaatggtCTACTTTTCTCTTTTGAGATCAACagttttatttagttagttagttcagttttttttatgtgtggtGATAAAACCTGGTATTACTCTAAGTGAATTTGGAAATGCTCCATTCTAGCCCCACTGGAGCTGATAATGGCATCATTATTCTGGATGCATGCTTTGTGGAGGAGCAGTGGAGGACACAAAACAATAATGTAGTACTACAGGTGCAGTGGTGTTAACGTCTCACAGGGGAGACTCATGGCGGATCCATTGCTCTGATCACTGTACAACTGTGAAAATACTTACATAATACTTAATACATCTTAACTGAGCAGCCTCAAGCAACAACAAATAGAAACGTTGTTAATGTTGATATTTCTTAAATTTGTTAATGAGACAGtagagaaaagagaaataaaatagTAGCAGGTACAGTACAGAGGCTCTGGTTGTGAGGGTCATGGTGGGATTTAACTCCAGACCTGATTAGCCATATTGTATCTTAGCAACCCTGAGTGAGTGTCAGTCCCATTGAATGCACCACTGCCCAATATAGCAGCTGAAGAGGTCAAGAAGTCAAAGCTCGGTGCAGGCAATGAGGCAGGTTCATGTTTAAGGAGCACAGAGTGAAATTTGACAGAAGGAGCTGGAAGGATGCTGCAGCTGGACTGAGAGGTAGCTGTGAGCATGATGTGGACCAGCCAAGGTTTAATGGAGAACTTGGTCTCATTATGCTctgctttttatttaaaaaaaatcagagaATCAGTCCCTATTTTAAATGAGAATATcaatagtatataaaaaaaaatgtcattgtaaaacattatttgtagtttttgcggtttaattttcttttataaTTACTGTGAAGAACTGTCCACATTCAGCAGCtattttgtctctcttttctctcctcttggTATATTACATGATGAATATTCAGAGCTTTCATCAACTAAAGACTAACTCCTTTGCTGCAAAtcagtgtctttttttcagcagggAACACAACAACTTTTAAATGCGTGGGAACATAACATCTGGGTGGAAAACATTTTCAGGGGAAATCTTTTAAAACTCGTAGATAAGATTTAAGAAACTTGCTTGTGTTTTTGAAGTCAACAAACTGTGGGACTTTCAGATCTTGACAGAAACAATATTTTACCAAACTGCATCACCTCTGTCAGTTATCCAATATACATATCAGAGGCCATACAGAGGCTTAATTGGAAGTTCACAGTGGGTCAAAAGTGAGCTAAGGGCAGTGAGGCGTCTTCAGTTCCTGTACCGTAACCTGCATCTACAGACAGTAATCTTACACCTGGCTGTGTCTCCGCTGTAATGTAATAGACTATCCAAAGGTAATAGAATGATGCAATATAGTGCTCTGTGTAATACTGTGTGTATTAGCTTTTCGCTGTCTGGTCTGTGCaggttcagtgtgtgtgtgtatatgtgtgtgtgtgtgtgtgtgtgtgtgtgtgtgtgtggcgttgCGGTGCTGTCTGCCGAGGAGAAGGATGAATAATAAATGCAGTCTGAAGTTTGGATCCAACGTGTTCAGACTACTGAGCAGTGCAGAGGCCTTTCCACGGCCCGAGCCAAGCCAATGCCAATGATAAGATTTGGGGGGAGGGAGATGGGATGGGGGTGTGCTGCGTGGGGGAGGGTTTGTGGGGGGGAGGTGTTGTAGGGGTAATGAATTGGAGAACCAATTCTCGccttccctcccctccctctgcagtgatctctctctctctctctctctctctctctctctctctctctctctctttctctctctcttttccctctcttgCTTTCTTTTTCAACTAGCGCGCCTCGCTCCAGCCAGCCTGCGGCAATGTGAGCGTTGCCATGGCAACGTGGACCTGCCAAGGACCACGgcgatggagagagagagagagagagagagagagagagagagagagcgagagaggaggGGTGCAGCTCATCAATGTCTTAgagtcccccctcccccctcccaaaacacacacacacacacacacacacacactcttcaggCATGCTGTTGAAAGAACAAACATCACAAAGGGCTCGAGTCTAAAATGTGCCGCAGAGAAGCTGAAACTCTGCTGTAGCTCCTTGGTGCTCAgcacattttcatattttactttACTTCTCTTTAACAACAAACTTCTCAACTGCTTCTGTTTTTTCAAGGgccaaataaacaaacataataatatataaatatataaattccCTCCAGTTCCTCATACTCTCTTTCTACTGAGCCAGAGGGGCCACATTAGagagttttttttactgttatctatctatctatctatctatctatctatctatctatctatctatctatatttcATTCCTTATCTTGATTCCTTTACATAAAAGAGAACAAAGAGACTAGTTTCCACTGCTTTttacttgtgtgtgtctgtgtgtgtgtgtgtgtgtgtgtgtgtgtgtgtgtgtgtgtgtgtgtgtgtgtgtgtgtgtgtgcagctctgGCTCATTTCCAGCTCCAGCTCTCTAATAAGCCcgtgtgtgacagtgtgacaAGTGTGACATAGATCAATAACTTGTATGTATGAATCTCCTCTGCACAAACTGACATGAAAATGGTTATTATTTTCCTTCATTTTCTCTGTGACAATGGAGGGAGTACAAGTGCTGTTGTTTGTGTAGTGTCACtgggcaagtgtgtgtgtgtgtgtgtgtgtgtgtgtgtgtgtgtgtgtgtgtgtgtgtgtgtgtgtgtgtgtagatgtgacATTGCAGTGTAGATTTGAAAGGCTGCGGCAGCTGTCGACAGACAACGACAATCCTTACCGCACCAGCAACTTGATTGCATACTAATGTTTTGGTATGACGCATCTCTCTCTTTTATTCCTCCCCCATAATCAACCTTCCTCCAT of Sander lucioperca isolate FBNREF2018 chromosome 5, SLUC_FBN_1.2, whole genome shotgun sequence contains these proteins:
- the polr1g gene encoding CD3e molecule, epsilon associated protein gives rise to the protein MPRHVSSSSSEDEEDNNTTEPPVKQKETDKKTTRFQCPADFVSFCHKPCSTTLSESLTDNNELWLIKAPASFNPECFSGIKLPLSGLQTVKVPTAAGGANSGGGQQIYSILASTHGTSDLRLLTGDKQSSDAVVFGPAFSGLLNVCESYGDRRANRAPQVIPAAPAPSIPPGLKQRFHPFGSKTPTLTCMAESEADGAAFGPSSATLRPLVVKRFIEETWQEDEEEEEGRKKKKKKKKEKRIKAERGEEAEAEGVERVKEEPVAEPEVQDEVMMELPFQEGDVLEEKRKKKKKKKDKDREDREREEVEEGLEPSVRVKEENVTVKCEPIDTLYGDVVEGSGKKKKKKKKSKTDDD